One genomic segment of Deltaproteobacteria bacterium includes these proteins:
- the hisF gene encoding imidazole glycerol phosphate synthase subunit HisF: MLTRRIIPCLDVKDGRVVKGVRFQDLRDAGDPVEQARAYGAAGADELCFLDISASLEARGTLVRLVEHVASELSIPFAVGGGVRNVGDAETLLRAGADKVSMNSAALADPALITAVARLLGSQSAMVAIDAKARRPGWEVRSHGGTRPTGRELIEWAREAVDRGAGEILLTSMDHDGTGNGFAVEMLRAVTVAVPVPVIASGGAGTPAHFAAAFEAGASAALAASVFHFGTLGIAAVKEACAARGFPMRI; encoded by the coding sequence ATGCTGACCCGGCGGATCATCCCCTGCCTGGACGTCAAGGACGGCCGGGTGGTGAAAGGCGTCCGCTTCCAGGATCTGCGCGACGCCGGCGATCCCGTCGAACAGGCGCGCGCCTATGGTGCTGCCGGCGCCGACGAGCTTTGCTTCCTCGACATCAGCGCGTCGCTGGAAGCTCGCGGTACCCTCGTGCGACTGGTGGAGCACGTCGCGAGCGAGCTGAGCATTCCGTTCGCCGTGGGCGGCGGAGTCCGCAACGTCGGCGACGCAGAAACGCTCCTCCGGGCGGGAGCCGACAAGGTATCGATGAACAGCGCCGCGCTCGCCGACCCCGCGCTGATCACCGCGGTGGCGCGCCTTCTGGGCTCGCAGAGCGCGATGGTGGCCATCGACGCAAAGGCGCGCCGTCCCGGTTGGGAGGTCCGCTCCCACGGCGGCACGCGCCCGACGGGTCGCGAACTGATCGAGTGGGCACGCGAGGCCGTCGATCGCGGTGCCGGCGAGATCCTGCTCACCTCGATGGATCATGACGGCACCGGCAACGGCTTCGCGGTGGAGATGCTGCGGGCGGTGACGGTGGCCGTTCCCGTGCCGGTGATCGCCAGCGGAGGCGCGGGAACGCCGGCGCACTTCGCCGCAGCCTTCGAAGCGGGCGCGTCGGCTGCGCTGGCAGCATCCGTGTTCCACTTCGGGACTCTCGGCATCGCGGCGGTGAAGGAGGCTTGCGCCGCGCGCGGCTTCCCCATGCGGATATGA
- a CDS encoding 1-(5-phosphoribosyl)-5-[(5-phosphoribosylamino)methylideneamino] imidazole-4-carboxamide isomerase — translation MPCPAPGTAVTAQLYPAIDLLEGRAVRLHQGDRKTARIWSQDPAAQAREFVQQGAVVLHVVDLDAAFGGPRQLELIGRIAQAAAPAVVQVGGGIRDVRAGEETLAAGAGRIILGTAAIEQPALAAAAVERFGQDRVACGIDVKDGRAATRGWTETRGPSPAGLAKDLAGGGVRWFVVTAVARDGTMQGFDLALLREVEAAVPRARLIASGGAGYLSHLRALAAAGLRTLAGAIAGTALYEGRFTIAEGQTALEGGC, via the coding sequence ATTCCTTGCCCTGCCCCAGGCACCGCCGTGACGGCCCAGTTGTACCCGGCGATCGACCTGCTCGAAGGCCGCGCGGTGCGGTTGCACCAGGGGGATCGGAAGACGGCGCGCATCTGGTCGCAGGACCCGGCGGCACAGGCGCGGGAGTTCGTGCAGCAGGGTGCCGTGGTCCTGCACGTCGTCGACCTGGATGCCGCGTTCGGCGGCCCTAGGCAGCTCGAGTTGATCGGCCGGATTGCGCAAGCTGCGGCGCCGGCGGTGGTGCAGGTGGGCGGCGGCATCCGCGACGTGCGCGCCGGCGAGGAGACGCTCGCCGCGGGCGCGGGCCGGATCATTCTCGGCACTGCCGCAATCGAGCAGCCCGCGCTGGCGGCGGCGGCCGTCGAGCGCTTCGGCCAGGATCGGGTGGCGTGCGGAATCGACGTCAAGGACGGGCGCGCGGCGACGCGGGGTTGGACGGAAACGCGCGGCCCTTCCCCGGCCGGCCTGGCGAAGGATCTCGCCGGCGGCGGGGTGCGTTGGTTCGTCGTGACCGCGGTGGCCCGCGACGGCACGATGCAAGGATTCGATCTTGCATTGCTCCGCGAGGTGGAAGCCGCCGTGCCGCGGGCGCGTCTGATCGCATCCGGCGGAGCGGGCTATCTTTCGCATCTGCGCGCGCTCGCTGCCGCCGGGCTGCGCACGCTTGCAGGCGCGATCGCCGGCACCGCGCTCTACGAAGGCCGGTTCACCATCGCGGAAGGCCAAACGGCGCTGGAGGGCGGATGCTGA
- a CDS encoding CHAP domain-containing protein gives MLLLLLASVLGSRLAEHAQSAAGLRSVRQLSRSATDDCSGFVRTIYAREGVDLAVVPPRPRENGVSWLHRVARARRALRHQPRPGDMVFFRDTYRRGLSHVGIVDSVRGPEVTFVHRTRGGIVRSRLDLRHPHSPGRNDVLRRPPRRALTGELLAGFAAPDPLTN, from the coding sequence ATGCTTCTTCTGCTGCTGGCGTCGGTCCTGGGAAGCCGGCTGGCCGAGCACGCCCAGTCGGCGGCGGGCCTGCGATCGGTGCGCCAGCTTTCGCGGAGCGCCACCGACGACTGCTCCGGATTCGTCCGCACCATCTATGCGCGCGAAGGGGTCGACCTCGCCGTGGTTCCTCCTCGTCCCCGGGAGAACGGCGTCTCCTGGTTGCATCGGGTCGCGAGGGCGCGGCGGGCTCTGCGGCACCAGCCGCGACCCGGCGATATGGTCTTCTTCCGGGACACGTACCGCCGTGGTCTCTCCCACGTCGGGATCGTCGATTCGGTGCGCGGACCCGAGGTGACGTTCGTTCATCGCACTCGCGGCGGCATCGTCCGCTCGAGACTGGATCTGCGCCACCCGCACTCCCCGGGCCGGAATGACGTCCTCCGGCGCCCCCCGCGCCGGGCGCTGACCGGAGAGTTGCTGGCAGGCTTCGCAGCGCCGGATCCGCTCACAAATTGA
- a CDS encoding ATP-dependent DNA ligase, translated as MEPMLAQLARELPLGDYLYEPKWDGFRCIATCAGGGVDLRSRNARPLARYFPEIVEPLREHRQVFDGELMVPAVDGSDFGALLNRLHPSRTRVEELRRSTPASYVIFDLLTDPARPFVERRAALERLTLQPPLSLTPITADPAVALRWLEAGKGIDGIIAKRRDQRYEPGRRGWIKIKPQHSVDCVVGGFRPLLDSAGVASLLLGLHQDGLLVHVGVASQFTAAQRRQLFQDLIPVACSLSGHPWEHGFNLGRSPIGRLPGSAGRWVASEMTQDWVPVHPVRVCEVAYDKLDGIRFRHPARFLRWRPDRDPEHCRTDQLAC; from the coding sequence ATGGAACCGATGCTTGCGCAGCTCGCCCGCGAGCTGCCGCTCGGCGACTACCTGTACGAGCCCAAGTGGGATGGATTCCGCTGCATCGCCACTTGCGCCGGCGGCGGAGTCGATCTGCGGAGCCGCAACGCACGTCCTCTCGCCCGCTATTTTCCCGAGATCGTCGAGCCGCTCCGCGAGCACCGCCAGGTGTTCGACGGGGAGTTGATGGTGCCGGCGGTGGATGGTTCCGACTTCGGCGCCTTGCTCAACCGGCTGCACCCTTCGCGGACGCGGGTCGAGGAGCTGCGGCGGTCCACTCCCGCAAGCTACGTGATCTTCGATCTGCTCACCGATCCCGCGCGGCCGTTCGTCGAGCGACGGGCGGCGCTGGAGAGACTGACGCTCCAGCCGCCGCTGTCGCTGACGCCGATCACCGCGGACCCTGCGGTTGCGCTGCGATGGCTCGAAGCCGGCAAGGGGATCGACGGCATCATCGCCAAGCGCCGGGATCAACGCTACGAGCCAGGCCGGCGTGGATGGATCAAGATCAAGCCGCAGCACAGCGTCGATTGCGTGGTGGGGGGGTTCCGGCCGCTGCTGGACAGCGCGGGGGTCGCCTCGCTCCTGCTCGGGCTGCACCAGGACGGCCTCCTCGTCCATGTCGGAGTCGCTTCGCAATTCACGGCTGCGCAACGCCGGCAGCTGTTCCAGGACTTGATTCCGGTGGCGTGCAGTCTGTCCGGACACCCCTGGGAGCATGGGTTCAACCTCGGCCGCAGCCCGATCGGCCGCCTTCCGGGATCCGCCGGTCGCTGGGTGGCAAGCGAGATGACGCAGGACTGGGTGCCGGTCCATCCCGTGCGCGTCTGCGAGGTCGCCTACGACAAGCTCGACGGAATCCGCTTCCGCCATCCGGCGCGCTTCCTCCGCTGGCGTCCCGACCGCGACCCGGAGCACTGCCGCACGGATCAGCTCGCGTGCTGA
- a CDS encoding ATP-dependent Clp protease ATP-binding subunit, with the protein MPLDSAELSQIAAEAQDIAKSVGQPPRTHHLLLATFTVPGPADVLLRERGCDEDRVLAELTALGKAPEEPSASFADALERARQLALDCGNAQAGGLHLLIALTRLSRSTAASLLERTAGPTATLRTTALGYLTGAIPRRRDVAVAAAQTPKAAVVTRQAPQPSTPQVRVATLPPTAEIDRGPEREPAPEPGPARPPAPGALDPREYPFLATHARNLTSLAVEGKLDPAVGRERETEELLDILGKRRSNNPVLVGEPGVGKTAIVEGLALRMLGGDRVLLQLDVGGLVAGTQLRGSFSERLIGIKDEVKRADGRFIVFVDELHMLIGAGAAGEGPQDAANELKAALARGEFPCIGATTHDEFQKHLQTDPALERRFVPVLVREPSPADAARILRGAAAQYEQHHRVRFLPEALDAAAQLTARYVRDRCLPDKAFAAVDLAGSRARREARTAVTRDDVARAVARMAGLPEDRLLQPDGERFLSLEKRLGSRIVGHEHNLSTIARAVRRNYAGFSAQRPLASFLFCGPSGVGKTETARALADELFDGALVRVDLSEYSEAHSAARLVGAPPGYVGYGEGGLLTEAVRRRPACVVLLDEAEKAHLAVLQLLLQVLDEGQLTDGRGRRIDFSGAAVILTSNLGASAFAGESQRPMGFAQPAGATREDARELADPAQASRALEQARTAFPPELWGRLDEKLVFAPLARGEVAQIAQLLLADSSRRLWEERRIAFRTGPGLVDHLIASGGYQLALGARPMRQTIQRLVESPLADEILAGRVNSGETLLACAGGCGVEFRRK; encoded by the coding sequence ATGCCCCTCGATTCCGCCGAGCTCTCGCAGATCGCCGCCGAAGCCCAGGACATCGCGAAGAGCGTCGGCCAGCCTCCGCGCACCCATCACCTCTTGCTGGCGACGTTCACGGTGCCCGGCCCCGCCGACGTGCTCCTGCGAGAGCGGGGCTGTGACGAAGACCGGGTGCTCGCAGAGCTCACCGCGCTGGGAAAGGCGCCCGAGGAGCCTTCCGCCTCGTTCGCCGACGCACTCGAGAGGGCGCGGCAGCTCGCCCTTGACTGCGGCAACGCACAGGCGGGGGGCCTTCATCTGCTGATCGCGTTGACCCGCCTCTCCCGCAGCACCGCCGCTTCACTGCTGGAACGCACCGCCGGGCCGACGGCCACCCTGCGGACCACCGCGCTCGGCTATCTGACGGGCGCGATCCCGCGGCGCAGGGACGTCGCCGTCGCCGCCGCGCAGACGCCCAAGGCCGCGGTGGTGACCCGGCAAGCCCCTCAACCGTCCACTCCGCAAGTCCGCGTCGCTACCCTGCCCCCGACCGCGGAAATCGACCGGGGCCCTGAACGCGAACCCGCGCCCGAACCGGGACCCGCGCGCCCGCCGGCGCCAGGGGCGCTGGACCCGCGCGAATACCCTTTCCTCGCCACCCATGCGCGCAACCTCACCTCCCTGGCGGTCGAAGGAAAGCTCGATCCCGCAGTGGGCCGCGAGCGCGAGACCGAGGAGCTCCTCGACATCCTCGGCAAGCGCCGGTCGAACAATCCGGTGCTCGTCGGCGAGCCCGGGGTTGGCAAGACCGCCATCGTCGAAGGCCTCGCGCTGCGCATGCTCGGCGGCGACCGCGTTCTCCTCCAGCTCGACGTGGGTGGCCTGGTGGCCGGAACGCAGCTGCGCGGCTCGTTCAGCGAACGCCTGATCGGGATCAAGGACGAGGTGAAGCGCGCCGACGGCCGCTTCATCGTCTTCGTCGACGAGCTTCACATGCTGATCGGCGCCGGAGCCGCCGGCGAGGGACCGCAGGATGCGGCCAATGAGCTGAAGGCGGCGCTCGCGCGCGGCGAGTTTCCCTGCATCGGCGCCACGACGCACGACGAGTTCCAGAAGCACCTCCAGACGGATCCGGCGCTGGAACGGCGCTTCGTTCCGGTGCTGGTGCGCGAGCCGTCGCCGGCGGACGCGGCGCGGATCCTCCGCGGAGCGGCCGCGCAATACGAGCAGCATCATCGCGTGCGGTTCCTTCCCGAGGCGTTGGACGCGGCCGCGCAGCTCACCGCGCGGTACGTTCGCGACCGGTGCCTGCCGGACAAGGCGTTCGCGGCGGTCGACCTGGCGGGCTCGCGCGCACGCCGCGAGGCCCGGACAGCGGTCACACGCGACGACGTCGCCCGCGCCGTCGCCCGGATGGCGGGCTTGCCAGAAGATCGGCTCCTGCAACCCGACGGCGAGCGCTTCCTTAGCCTCGAGAAACGGCTCGGCAGCCGCATCGTGGGGCACGAGCACAATCTCTCCACCATCGCGCGCGCCGTGCGCCGGAACTATGCCGGCTTCTCCGCGCAGCGGCCGCTCGCCTCCTTTCTCTTCTGCGGGCCCTCGGGCGTGGGAAAGACCGAGACGGCCCGCGCGCTCGCCGACGAGCTCTTCGACGGTGCCCTGGTCCGGGTCGATCTGTCGGAATACTCGGAGGCGCATTCCGCCGCACGGCTCGTGGGCGCTCCCCCGGGATACGTCGGATACGGCGAGGGGGGCCTGCTCACGGAAGCCGTTCGACGAAGGCCGGCCTGCGTGGTGCTCCTCGACGAGGCCGAGAAGGCGCATCTCGCGGTCCTGCAGCTGCTGCTCCAGGTCCTCGACGAAGGACAGCTGACCGATGGCCGGGGACGGCGGATCGACTTCTCCGGAGCAGCAGTCATCCTCACCAGCAACCTCGGCGCGTCGGCCTTCGCCGGGGAGAGCCAGCGGCCGATGGGTTTCGCCCAGCCGGCAGGCGCGACGAGAGAGGACGCTCGAGAGCTTGCCGATCCCGCGCAGGCGTCGCGCGCCCTGGAGCAGGCGCGCACCGCCTTTCCACCGGAGCTGTGGGGGAGGCTGGACGAGAAGCTCGTCTTCGCTCCGCTCGCGCGCGGCGAGGTGGCGCAGATCGCGCAACTTCTCCTCGCGGACAGCTCGCGCCGGCTGTGGGAGGAGCGCCGCATCGCCTTCCGCACCGGTCCCGGGCTCGTCGATCACCTGATCGCCTCCGGTGGATACCAGCTCGCATTGGGAGCGAGGCCCATGCGGCAGACGATCCAGCGGCTCGTCGAATCCCCGCTCGCCGACGAGATCCTCGCCGGCCGCGTGAACAGCGGCGAGACCCTCCTCGCGTGCGCCGGCGGCTGCGGAGTGGAGTTCCGGCGGAAATGA
- a CDS encoding bifunctional phosphoribosyl-AMP cyclohydrolase/phosphoribosyl-ATP diphosphatase HisIE — protein sequence MTPDDVKWDEQGLAPAIVQDAVSGEVLMLAWMTRESLQRTLETRLATFWSRSRRELWTKGATSGNTQAVRAVALDCDQDAILLRVVPAGPACHTGARSCFVAGDALLDGPPSPGETLAALERVLRSRRREAPEGSYSAKLFADEALRHKKVGEEAAELVVASLRGKPDEIAHEAADLFYHALVLLQAHGITLPDVTAVLRSREGKRRG from the coding sequence ATGACGCCGGACGACGTGAAATGGGACGAGCAGGGGCTCGCGCCCGCCATCGTGCAGGACGCCGTCTCCGGCGAGGTGCTGATGCTCGCCTGGATGACCCGCGAGAGCCTGCAGCGCACGCTGGAGACAAGGCTGGCGACGTTCTGGAGCCGCAGCCGCCGCGAGCTGTGGACGAAGGGCGCGACCAGCGGCAACACGCAGGCGGTGCGCGCCGTGGCGCTCGACTGCGATCAGGATGCCATCCTCCTGCGGGTCGTCCCGGCGGGACCCGCATGCCACACGGGCGCGCGCTCCTGTTTCGTGGCCGGCGACGCGCTGCTCGATGGGCCGCCTTCGCCAGGAGAGACGCTGGCCGCGCTGGAACGCGTGTTGCGCTCGCGGCGGCGGGAGGCGCCGGAAGGTTCCTATTCGGCGAAGCTCTTTGCGGACGAGGCGCTCCGCCACAAGAAAGTCGGCGAGGAGGCTGCCGAGCTGGTGGTGGCGTCGCTGCGCGGCAAACCCGACGAGATCGCCCACGAAGCCGCCGACCTTTTCTACCATGCGCTGGTCCTTCTCCAGGCCCACGGCATCACGCTGCCGGACGTGACTGCTGTCCTCCGCTCCCGGGAAGGAAAACGGCGAGGCTAA
- a CDS encoding molecular chaperone DnaJ encodes MKDPYSALGVSKTASAEEIKKAYRKLAKKLHPDMNPGDKKAEERFKEVSGAFEIVGDPKKRALYDEFGEISTRPGFDEQKAREFQRQARAGGFGEGFQGFEGFSGGAGFDPSDLGSMFEDLFGRRQGGAARARRGPAEPTVGDDAETSIEVDLRDAVLGAEREIVVNRPARCPECKGSGARPGSRPQTCPQCGGSGEVRMGGLFSAPCPRCQGEGVVRDPCPRCGGEGTVPETARLKVKIPPGVETGSRVRLPGQGGPGQRGAEPGDLYLRIIVREHPTVQVQGRDLLLDLPITPAEALAGAEVTAPTFEGAVKLKIPPGSQSGRKLRLRGRGLPALKGGATGAPRGDLYVVLQIVLPPDSPQAREATAVLQRLYKNDVRKDVVL; translated from the coding sequence ATGAAGGATCCGTACTCCGCGCTGGGCGTGTCGAAAACGGCGTCGGCGGAGGAGATCAAGAAGGCGTACCGGAAGCTGGCGAAGAAGCTCCACCCGGACATGAACCCGGGGGACAAGAAGGCGGAAGAGCGCTTCAAGGAGGTGTCCGGCGCATTCGAGATCGTCGGCGACCCGAAGAAGCGCGCGCTGTACGACGAATTCGGCGAGATTTCCACCCGGCCCGGCTTCGACGAGCAGAAGGCGCGCGAGTTTCAGCGCCAGGCCCGCGCCGGCGGCTTCGGCGAGGGATTCCAGGGTTTCGAAGGCTTCTCCGGCGGCGCAGGATTCGATCCCTCCGATCTCGGATCGATGTTCGAGGACCTCTTCGGCCGGCGCCAGGGCGGCGCGGCGCGAGCACGGCGCGGCCCTGCGGAGCCCACGGTGGGCGACGACGCCGAAACCTCGATCGAGGTGGATCTGCGCGATGCGGTGCTCGGCGCCGAGCGCGAAATCGTCGTGAACCGTCCTGCCCGGTGCCCGGAGTGCAAAGGGAGCGGCGCCAGACCCGGCTCCCGCCCGCAGACCTGTCCTCAATGCGGAGGCTCGGGCGAGGTGCGCATGGGCGGCCTGTTCAGCGCGCCTTGTCCCCGCTGTCAGGGAGAGGGGGTCGTCCGGGACCCCTGCCCGCGCTGTGGCGGCGAGGGGACCGTTCCGGAGACCGCGCGGCTGAAGGTGAAGATCCCGCCCGGCGTCGAGACGGGGTCGCGCGTGCGGCTGCCCGGTCAGGGCGGTCCTGGTCAGCGCGGAGCCGAGCCGGGCGATCTGTACTTGCGCATCATCGTACGTGAGCACCCCACGGTGCAGGTGCAGGGACGGGATCTGCTGCTCGACCTTCCCATCACGCCGGCGGAAGCGCTCGCCGGAGCCGAGGTCACCGCGCCGACGTTCGAGGGCGCCGTGAAGCTGAAGATCCCGCCGGGTTCGCAGAGCGGACGCAAGCTGCGGCTGCGCGGCCGGGGTCTGCCCGCCCTGAAGGGCGGCGCCACCGGGGCCCCGCGTGGCGACCTCTACGTGGTCCTGCAGATCGTCCTCCCTCCCGATTCCCCCCAGGCGCGCGAGGCGACGGCCGTGTTGCAGCGGCTGTACAAAAACGACGTGCGGAAAGACGTCGTGCTGTAG
- a CDS encoding HEAT repeat domain-containing protein has protein sequence MGLLDMLGLGGPEGKIRRLQKKATTKFGPAENRQGAIEELGALKTDAAIDALLTRYTFRVDPGITDDDEKARVLALITQAGEVALGSVKRFISNREEISWPLRALEGLLPEAEVVKFLVDVARKAGGEYSRVPEKKVLLLHALSTHKSAEIAPAVLSFLDDMDDEVQIAAAEVIARQQDPVGREPLIQHFLKAHEGSNARVREALAGLLADSGWDVKGYTPKVEAALPAGYKLDSRGKIVRK, from the coding sequence ATGGGACTGCTCGACATGCTCGGACTCGGCGGGCCGGAGGGAAAGATCCGGCGGCTGCAGAAGAAGGCGACCACCAAGTTCGGACCCGCCGAAAACCGCCAGGGCGCCATCGAGGAGCTGGGCGCGCTGAAGACGGACGCCGCGATCGACGCGCTTCTCACCCGCTACACGTTCCGCGTCGACCCGGGAATCACCGACGACGACGAGAAGGCCCGGGTACTGGCATTGATCACGCAGGCGGGCGAGGTCGCGCTCGGCTCGGTCAAGCGCTTCATCTCCAACCGCGAGGAGATCTCCTGGCCGCTGCGCGCGCTGGAAGGCCTCCTGCCCGAAGCGGAAGTGGTGAAATTCCTCGTCGACGTCGCGAGGAAGGCCGGCGGCGAATACAGCCGCGTGCCGGAGAAGAAAGTGCTGCTGCTGCACGCGCTGTCCACGCACAAGTCGGCGGAGATTGCCCCGGCCGTCCTGTCCTTCCTCGACGACATGGATGACGAGGTGCAGATCGCGGCGGCGGAAGTGATCGCGCGCCAGCAGGACCCGGTCGGCCGCGAGCCGCTCATCCAGCACTTCCTCAAGGCGCACGAGGGCAGCAACGCCCGCGTCCGCGAAGCGTTGGCGGGGCTGCTCGCCGACTCCGGATGGGACGTCAAAGGGTATACGCCGAAGGTCGAGGCCGCCCTGCCGGCCGGATACAAGCTCGACTCACGCGGCAAAATCGTCAGAAAGTAG
- the hisH gene encoding imidazole glycerol phosphate synthase subunit HisH has protein sequence MNVAVVDLGLGNLGSVLHALRRAGGDPQLLTDPSSVARAPRVILPGVAAFGLGMERAAPFQQALRTALGRRAPVLGICLGMQLLFEEGDEDGRRAGLGLLPGRVTRLPQDVQVPHIGWQKLRPTGASALEPSGWAYFAHSYRCEAPDSVTHAVAEHGRVRIPAVVGQGTLFGVQYHPEKSAGDGEALLKRFLALPQAPP, from the coding sequence GTGAACGTCGCCGTCGTCGATCTCGGTCTGGGCAACCTGGGATCGGTGCTGCACGCCCTGCGGCGCGCAGGCGGGGACCCGCAGCTCCTGACCGACCCGTCCTCCGTCGCTCGCGCGCCTCGCGTGATTCTGCCCGGAGTTGCGGCCTTCGGGCTCGGCATGGAGCGCGCCGCGCCCTTCCAGCAGGCGCTGCGCACGGCGCTGGGCCGGCGAGCGCCGGTGCTCGGCATCTGCCTGGGCATGCAGCTCCTCTTCGAGGAGGGCGACGAAGATGGCCGCCGCGCCGGACTCGGACTGTTGCCAGGCCGCGTGACGCGGCTGCCGCAGGACGTGCAGGTCCCCCACATCGGCTGGCAGAAGCTGCGGCCGACCGGGGCGAGCGCTCTCGAGCCGTCCGGCTGGGCTTACTTCGCTCACTCCTATCGCTGCGAGGCGCCCGATAGCGTCACTCATGCGGTCGCGGAGCACGGGCGGGTGCGGATTCCCGCCGTCGTCGGCCAAGGCACGCTCTTCGGCGTCCAGTACCACCCGGAGAAGAGCGCCGGCGACGGAGAGGCGCTGCTGAAAAGATTCCTTGCCCTGCCCCAGGCACCGCCGTGA
- the rimI gene encoding ribosomal-protein-alanine N-acetyltransferase: protein MAVRLRPRLEIRRMTAADLDEVMVIERAAFRHPWSPELFRRELEHDWSTILVALEPLTSASGRGSERIVGFLIYWLVHDEVHILNVAVAPEQRRKGVARMLMAETEKRAQQAGAALLTLEVRRSNQAALDLYREFDYRAVGVRPNYYVDEGEDAIVMVKELKSSR from the coding sequence ATGGCGGTCCGCCTCCGGCCCCGGCTCGAGATTCGGCGGATGACGGCGGCGGACCTCGACGAAGTGATGGTGATCGAGCGGGCCGCCTTCCGGCATCCCTGGTCGCCGGAGCTTTTCCGCCGCGAGCTGGAGCACGACTGGAGCACCATCCTCGTCGCGCTGGAGCCGCTGACGAGCGCCAGCGGCAGGGGCAGCGAACGGATCGTCGGCTTCCTCATCTACTGGCTCGTGCACGACGAGGTCCACATCCTGAACGTCGCAGTCGCGCCGGAGCAGCGCCGCAAGGGAGTGGCGCGGATGCTCATGGCCGAGACGGAGAAGCGGGCGCAGCAGGCGGGCGCGGCGCTCTTGACGCTGGAAGTGCGCCGCTCGAACCAGGCGGCCCTCGATCTCTACCGGGAGTTCGACTACCGGGCCGTCGGCGTCCGGCCAAACTACTACGTCGACGAGGGCGAAGACGCCATCGTGATGGTCAAGGAACTCAAGTCCTCCCGCTAA
- a CDS encoding ATP-dependent DNA ligase has product MQSVRTPLGAWVQPRPQPDRPPSGIRRSLGGKRDDAGLGAGPSRARLRGRLRQARRNPLPPSGALPPLASRPRPGALPHGSARVLKNLEKALWPSFTKGQMIEWYRAAAHALLPHLAGRAVTLARFPDGVDGPGWYQSNCPQGAAHTTTVTGPSGKKVRYCLIDDTEALLWAANLGTIEFHPFLAPASTPDRPHALVLDLDPRPPAGLGECCAVALHLRAKLRPLESFVKTSGAKGLHLYVPLNGSATYTQTKPFARELARATAADLPDMVTDMPSKAQGSGKVYLDWAQNDANRSTIAPWSLRATRIPLVSMPLRWEELSSEPRRLGFTPEAALDRLRRDGDFFRPVLEIAQRL; this is encoded by the coding sequence GTGCAGTCTGTCCGGACACCCCTGGGAGCATGGGTTCAACCTCGGCCGCAGCCCGATCGGCCGCCTTCCGGGATCCGCCGGTCGCTGGGTGGCAAGCGAGATGACGCAGGACTGGGTGCCGGTCCATCCCGTGCGCGTCTGCGAGGTCGCCTACGACAAGCTCGACGGAATCCGCTTCCGCCATCCGGCGCGCTTCCTCCGCTGGCGTCCCGACCGCGACCCGGAGCACTGCCGCACGGATCAGCTCGCGTGCTGAAGAACCTGGAAAAGGCGCTCTGGCCCTCGTTCACGAAAGGGCAGATGATCGAGTGGTACCGCGCCGCCGCACACGCACTGTTGCCGCATCTCGCCGGCCGGGCGGTAACGCTCGCGCGGTTCCCCGACGGAGTCGATGGGCCGGGTTGGTACCAGAGCAACTGCCCGCAAGGCGCGGCGCACACGACGACGGTGACGGGACCGAGCGGCAAGAAGGTACGCTATTGCCTGATCGACGATACGGAGGCGCTGCTCTGGGCGGCGAACCTGGGGACCATCGAGTTCCATCCCTTTCTCGCGCCCGCATCGACGCCAGACCGTCCCCACGCGCTGGTGCTGGACCTCGATCCGCGTCCTCCCGCGGGCCTCGGCGAGTGCTGCGCCGTCGCGCTGCATCTCCGCGCGAAGCTTCGGCCCCTGGAGAGCTTCGTCAAGACGAGCGGCGCCAAGGGCCTGCACCTGTACGTTCCTCTCAACGGCAGCGCGACCTATACGCAGACGAAACCGTTCGCGCGCGAGCTCGCGCGCGCGACCGCGGCGGACCTCCCGGACATGGTCACGGACATGCCGTCGAAGGCGCAGGGATCAGGCAAGGTCTATCTCGACTGGGCGCAGAACGACGCCAACCGATCGACCATCGCACCCTGGTCGCTGCGCGCGACTCGCATTCCGCTCGTCTCGATGCCGTTGCGATGGGAGGAGCTGTCTTCCGAGCCGCGCAGGCTCGGCTTCACGCCAGAGGCGGCCCTCGACCGGCTGCGCCGCGACGGTGACTTCTTCCGGCCGGTGTTGGAGATCGCGCAGCGTCTTTGA